One Ahaetulla prasina isolate Xishuangbanna chromosome 1, ASM2864084v1, whole genome shotgun sequence DNA window includes the following coding sequences:
- the LOC131188679 gene encoding carbohydrate sulfotransferase 9-like, translated as MRFLPRVLILTCIGCISLLWWHHHLSTPQQQDHLTIKEEIDVPLTFDSLLHIQQVRKKTLRSFCRKKSKLTKLPATQKEASQLLSSIAVNHKLNFLYCKIPDTGVEEWEQLLEVILENENVTLQVPVPYNQDFGNKMALSKYNLTSMEALLKAYTKVVFIRDPFHRLISAYMHQMADNLTFKEFTDYILYSGLKNASVEWTPLVKLCHPCLVQYDYIIMFGFLGNEVHHLMLRTGFPDNIQMPKFMDSKIQWTFNWLEEERFSELSLAQKKRLCHFFRFDFAAFAFPRSLLWDLICISGKN; from the exons ATGCGTTTTCTCCCTCGAGTCCTCATCTTAACTTGCATAGGCTGTATTTCCCTGTTATGGTGGCACCATCATCTCTCTACCCCTCAGCAGCAAG ACCATTTGACCATCAAAGAGGAGATTGATGTACCTCTCACATTTGATTCTCTGCTACATATTCAGCAGGTCAGAAAAAAGACATTGCGGTCTTTTTGCAGGAAAAAGAGCAAACTCACTAAACTTCCAGCTACTCAAAAGGAAGCTTCCCAACTACTCTCTTCTATTGCAGTGAATCACAAACTGAATTTCCTGTATTGCAAAATACCAGACACTGGGGTGGAAGAGTgggagcagctgttggaagtgatATTGGAGAATGAAAATGTCACATTGCAGGTGCCTGTCCCCTATAACCAGGACTTTGGTAACAAAATGGCCTTGAGTAAATATAACTTGACATCAATGGAAGCTCTGCTGAAAGCTTACACAAAAGTGGTTTTCATTAGGGATCCTTTCCACAGACTCATTTCTGCTTACATGCATCAGATGGCAGACAATCTAACCTTCAAAGAGTTCACTGACTACATTTTGTACAGTGGATTGAAGAATGCCAGTGTTGAATGGACACCCTTAGTTAAGCTTTGTCATCCATGTCTTGTTCAATATGACTATATAATAATGTTTGGGTTTCTTGGCAATGAAGTGCACCATTTGATGCTCCGGACTGGATTCCCAGACAACATCCAGATGCCTAAGTTCATGGACTCCAAGATCCAGTGGACATTTAACTGGCTAGAAGAAGAGAGGTTCAGTGAATTATCCCTTGCGCAGAAGAAAAGGCTTTGCCATTTCTTTCGATTTGACTTTGCTGCATTTGCCTTTCCCAGAAGTTTGCTCTGGGACCTCATATGCATTTCTGGAAAGAATTAG